A section of the Malaclemys terrapin pileata isolate rMalTer1 chromosome 15, rMalTer1.hap1, whole genome shotgun sequence genome encodes:
- the LOC128823082 gene encoding SRRM2 protein homolog rsr-2-like, whose amino-acid sequence MMERGHNRDSEQCRVKVKELRQAYQKTKEANGRSGSEPRTCRFYAELHAILGGAATTTPPVIVDSGSGIVSSATPEDSADGGEEEEEDEDELAESTQHSVLPNSQDLFLTLTEVPSQASTQDSDPMEGTSAAANSSSIPPPSRRLSQIRRRKKRTRDEMFSEIMESSRSDRAHLNEWKETVSKYRKEASEREDRRDQREDMRDQREERRDQREERRDARDERWRQEDQRSKDATLGLLREQTDMLRRLVELQERLLENRLPLQPLFHPPPSPCSVSSSPRRVRTRGGGRLRTPSHSTPVDSPSKRLSFF is encoded by the exons atgatggagagaggccacaatagggactctgagcagtgccgcgtgaaagtcaaggagctcagacaagcgtatcaaaaaacaaaggaggcaaacggtcgctccgggtcagagccgcggacatgccgcttctacgccgagctgcatgcaattctagggggggctgccaccactaccccacctgtgatcgtggattctgggtcggggatagtctcatcagcgacgcctgaggattctgccgatgggggagaggaggaggaggaggatgaggatgagcttgcagagagcacacagcactccgttctccccaacagccaggatctttttctcaccctgactgaagtaccctcccaagccagtacccaagactctgaccccatggaagggacctcag cagctgcaaattcctcaagcatccctcctccatcccgaaggttatcacagataaggcgtcgtaagaagagaacgcgagacgagatgttttctgaaattatggaatccagccgcagtgacagagctcatctgaatgagtggaaggaaacagtttcaaagtataggaaagaagccagtgaacgtgaggacaggagggaccaacgtgaggacatgagggaccaacgtgaggagaggagggaccaacgtgaggagaggagagacgctcgagatgagaggtggcggcaggaagaccagaggagcaaggatgcaacgctggggctgctgcgtgagcaaacagatatgctccggcgtctggtggagcttcaggaacggctgctggaaaacagactgccgcttcagcccctgttccaccctcccccctccccatgttccgtatcctcctcacccagacgtgtaagaacgcgggggggggggaggctccgtacaccttcccattccaccccagtagacagcccaagcaaaaggctgtcatttttttaa